Part of the Mytilus trossulus isolate FHL-02 chromosome 2, PNRI_Mtr1.1.1.hap1, whole genome shotgun sequence genome is shown below.
AAAATACtgtaatatataatttgatacatttttagATCGGAAATTCACATTTGGCATTTTCACTCACATTTGAAGTAAAAGGCAGGATGATCCTTTTACAAAGAAGCTGTTTTGTGCCCACCCCTTTCTCTTAAAGTTAATAATTGATGTGCATTTGATTACTTACTATCCTCCCCAAGCTGAAAATTCTCTTCTTTGTATTCCTGATAGATCTTCGGAACATTCATGAGCCTTGCAGTCGTTCTGGACTAGTTCAACACACCGCGCAAGAAAAAACTGATCATTGTTAAAACGCTTGATGCAAGATAAAATCTCACTTTCATACTTCTTTTCattctgatttttatcatttgtctTCAATAAAATGTCTTCAAAACGTTTCCCTCCCCATGAACTGAAGTCTCTTTGATTTCTCGATGATTGCAGAGATGCTGTATCAGAACTACGTTTTCCAGACCATGGTCCGAAAGTAAATCGTTTATACAATTCACAATGTATTCTTGATAATCTGTTTCCGTTTAGGTCCATACCTGGTGGACAGTCCTCTCcaataacaaaatcaaagagTATAATAATTATGAACCATCCAGCACATTTATTCCACATTGTTCGTACCTTTCCAGTAGTAACGTCAAGTAAcctaaaatgatttatataaaaggAAGTTATATTAGTGGGAAGTCTTTAATCATTTAGCATTTTTAAACCACACTGGAAAATAAAATGGCATTTGGAAGCAAAGTAATCTCTATATGACATTAGTATATTCTAACTCAAGGAGGACTAATTCTATCATGTTTAATTGCTCCATACTGTTATAGAGTGACAAGCATTTCAATGAAGATTATTGCtagtttttattgacaacaagagtgtaataataagaaatataatACTTTGCCGTTCTTGAAGAACACTCCTGATGAAAAATTAAGGCTCttaatacaaaaaacaaccTTCGATGAAGAATATAAAGATGAGAGGAAAAAGCAAATACGTCCACAAGAGTACAATTATTCATACACTTgatctttaaatataaatacgTTATAAATCAGCTACACTAAAATTCATTTGCTGAAGTAAGACactaaacaagattttttttatttgtttagattgattaaatcatatttttgattttaaattacattctacatttgtactttttttatacttaacTCACTTGTTGAGTGTACTATAGCAAAGCCTTTAGAACCAAGTActaattttattaatgtttttgtactaaaatcttttttttcaatttcaattcacTATCAGGTTATAGTTCATTCATTCTTCATGTCGGTACCACAtcaagggcatacgatacagttgataacgttgctaacgtaaattgttactttcgcgacgtcaaacggtgacttatcgggaaaagatgcagtTTTCGGCTGATTTTTAGCATTCAAATTGatttaagtgccagtctttgtaagaatcaggcaatttagctaaaaatcaaaacatgattaGAAAAAACCCACCGAGCTAATCATTCTATTTTATACTAACCACAatcctgagttaaaaaaatattagtctttcgtttgtgtgtgtctggtaatatcaaataactcttttagaaaattggttagaataATAGCAACtcacagagttatctccccttatttgtaaatttctagtgcatttcaaccaaattgtatcttctattaccagaacagaaaacagaaatgaatgtaatttttgtgcaaaactacattttatgaactgaaattattgtcaaattgggtggggttttttggtcatgttttcacactgcctgattcttaggcagactggcacttaacttgaaaacgagttcatggacccctctttttaaaaaacgacatttgatttgtttacttAAGAAGATTAtgtgtaccaattttcatgaaaacgtaaatagtgcatttttttttaatttgattaatatacagcaaaaaattacGGTATTTTCCTACATAcatgaccatttgataaatttaagttatttgtaaaaatatgatGTACAAATTtatgcaatatttatataacacacaaataaaaaataatttacctatgtttaccttttaaaacaaaaaagttatgcatTTCTATCGAAAGGAAAAATACGTCCACAAATCCGTA
Proteins encoded:
- the LOC134705245 gene encoding uncharacterized protein LOC134705245, which produces MWNKCAGWFIIIILFDFVIGEDCPPGMDLNGNRLSRIHCELYKRFTFGPWSGKRSSDTASLQSSRNQRDFSSWGGKRFEDILLKTNDKNQNEKKYESEILSCIKRFNNDQFFLARCVELVQNDCKAHECSEDLSGIQRREFSAWGG